From the genome of Candidatus Methylacidiphilales bacterium, one region includes:
- the scpA gene encoding methylmalonyl-CoA mutase, with translation MKKPPDFSTLSFKAESKPVSYEDWRKRLEKETGKKLDDLIWDTMEGVRVKPLYTADDYKGLEHLGFTAGIAPFLRGPYATMYTAQPWTVRQYAGFSTAEESNAFYRRNLAAGQKGLSVAFDLATHRGYDSDHPRVIGDVGKAGVAIDSILDMEILFAGIPLNKISVSMTMNGAVIPILAFYICAALEQGAKLEELAGTIQNDILKEYMVRNTYIYPPEPSMRIIADIFSFTSKHMPKFNSISISGYHMQEAGASADLEMAYTLADGLEYLRAGVKAGIDIDAFAPRLSFFWAQGKNYFMEVAKMRAARMLWAKLVKQFNPKNPKSMALRTHSQTSGWSLTAQDPFNNVARTCVEAMAAAMGHTQSLHTNALDEAIALPTDFSARIARNTQLYLQEETGICRVVDPWGGSYYVEALTDMLMRRAWSHIQEVERLGGMAKAIETGLPKMRIEEVSARRQARIDSGAETIVGVNKYRMDKEDHLEILNIDNTAVRESQVKRLQQLRVTRDEARTRAALEAITRAASGEVEGNLLDLTIKAAQARASLGEISDAMEKVYGRHKAVIRSISGVYQKEFGKKEEFEKVRSLTREFEEHEGRRPRIMIAKMGQDGHDRGAKVVATAFADLGFDVDIGPLFQTPEEAARQAVENDVHVVSMSSLAAGHKTLLPQLIAELKKLGRGDILVVCGGVIPSQDYDFLYQHGASAIFGPGTVIPNSAEKILQLLNERLSAAALA, from the coding sequence ATGAAGAAACCCCCTGATTTTTCAACCCTGTCGTTCAAAGCAGAATCGAAGCCGGTTTCCTATGAGGATTGGCGCAAGCGACTTGAGAAAGAAACCGGCAAAAAGTTGGATGACCTGATCTGGGACACGATGGAAGGCGTCCGGGTCAAGCCCTTGTACACAGCCGACGATTACAAGGGGCTCGAACATCTGGGTTTCACAGCCGGTATTGCGCCCTTCCTGCGCGGCCCCTATGCCACCATGTACACCGCGCAGCCCTGGACCGTGCGCCAATACGCAGGATTTTCGACTGCCGAGGAGTCCAACGCATTTTACCGCCGCAATCTTGCTGCCGGGCAGAAGGGCCTTTCGGTTGCCTTCGACCTCGCCACGCATCGCGGCTATGATTCGGACCATCCCCGGGTGATCGGCGATGTCGGCAAGGCGGGCGTTGCCATTGACTCGATCCTCGACATGGAAATCCTGTTTGCCGGAATTCCGCTGAACAAAATTTCCGTTTCCATGACGATGAATGGCGCGGTGATCCCGATCCTGGCGTTTTACATTTGTGCGGCGCTGGAGCAGGGGGCGAAGCTGGAGGAACTGGCCGGGACGATCCAGAACGATATTTTGAAGGAATACATGGTGCGGAACACCTACATCTATCCGCCCGAACCTTCGATGCGCATCATCGCGGACATTTTTTCCTTCACCTCGAAACACATGCCCAAGTTCAATTCGATTTCGATCTCCGGCTACCACATGCAGGAAGCCGGGGCCTCGGCGGATCTTGAGATGGCCTACACGCTGGCGGATGGACTGGAATACCTGCGCGCCGGCGTCAAGGCGGGGATCGATATCGATGCGTTTGCGCCGCGACTGAGCTTCTTCTGGGCTCAGGGCAAAAATTATTTCATGGAAGTGGCGAAGATGCGCGCCGCGCGGATGCTCTGGGCCAAACTGGTCAAGCAGTTCAACCCCAAGAATCCCAAATCGATGGCCCTGCGCACCCATTCGCAGACTTCAGGCTGGAGTTTGACCGCGCAGGACCCGTTCAACAATGTCGCCCGGACCTGCGTTGAGGCCATGGCCGCCGCGATGGGCCATACCCAATCGCTCCACACCAACGCGCTGGACGAAGCCATTGCCCTGCCGACAGACTTTTCCGCGCGGATTGCGCGCAACACACAGTTGTATCTCCAGGAAGAAACCGGCATCTGCCGCGTGGTGGATCCGTGGGGCGGTTCCTATTATGTGGAAGCCCTGACCGACATGCTCATGCGCCGTGCCTGGAGCCATATCCAGGAAGTTGAACGCCTCGGCGGCATGGCCAAGGCGATCGAAACCGGCCTGCCCAAGATGCGGATTGAGGAAGTGTCGGCCCGCCGCCAGGCGAGGATCGACAGCGGCGCCGAAACCATTGTGGGTGTGAACAAATACCGCATGGACAAGGAAGACCACCTGGAGATTCTCAACATTGACAACACAGCCGTGCGCGAATCGCAGGTCAAGCGCTTGCAACAGCTTCGGGTAACCCGCGACGAGGCCAGGACGCGGGCTGCGCTGGAAGCCATTACCCGGGCCGCATCCGGAGAGGTGGAAGGCAACTTGCTGGATCTTACAATCAAAGCCGCCCAGGCGCGCGCTTCGCTTGGGGAAATCTCCGACGCTATGGAAAAAGTTTACGGACGCCACAAGGCGGTCATCCGCTCGATTTCGGGCGTTTATCAAAAGGAATTCGGAAAGAAGGAAGAATTCGAAAAGGTCCGGAGTTTGACCCGCGAGTTTGAGGAACATGAAGGCCGGCGCCCGCGCATCATGATTGCCAAGATGGGCCAGGACGGGCATGACCGCGGCGCAAAGGTTGTGGCCACTGCCTTTGCCGATTTGGGTTTTGATGTGGATATCGGTCCTTTGTTTCAGACCCCGGAGGAAGCCGCCCGCCAGGCCGTTGAAAACGACGTGCATGTCGTTTCCATGAGCTCCTTGGCAGCAGGGCACAAGACACTGTTGCCCCAGCTCATTGCGGAACTGAAAAAGCTCGGGCGCGGGGATATTCTGGTCGTTTGCGGCGGGGTGATTCCGAGCCAGGACTATGATTTCCTGTATCAGCATGGCGCCAGCGCCATTTTTGGCCCCGGAACCGTCATTCCGAATTCGGCGGAAAAGATTTTGCAGTTGCTCAATGAGCGGTTGAGCGCGGCGGCGCTTGCGTAG
- a CDS encoding methylmalonyl-CoA mutase family protein, protein MSAAPVKEPLLKEFSPATYDQWKVEAEKLLKGAPFDKKLLTPTHEGITLKPIYNASDVEGLPHLNEKPGFPNFSRGALAAGYHAEPWKISQELPCGAPEEFNAAIRQDLMRGQSEINLLVDIATASGSDPDTAQIGEVGACGTSLAMLRDFETVFRDIYLDCVSLYLRAGISGLPLATLLLGYVRKAGLDAKKLTGCIEMDPIGILLRAGKLPVSLEQAYEEMALLADYLNEQGSALQSVSVQAGVIHDAGGSAVQELGYALATGTAYLNALQQKNVPVLQTARRTRFSFSVGGNFFMEIAKLRAARLLWARVLEAYKVDSSLAPMKIHARTSLWNKTSVDSHVNMLRATTEAFSAVLAGCQSLHVGPYDEVFSVPDEFSRRVARNTQVVLQEECELARVIDPAGGSWYVEWLTNAIAEKAWAFFQDIEKEGGIVASMESGWLQKQVDAIAQAKIKALGQRKEVLVGTNNYPNPKEQSPGKRIPDYAAIRSKRANELLSYRICAEVDADTAVMESLSRLSSVQGKELIPEMIQAGLLGASLGEMTRSLRHADKDRPKLYITPLRTQRVSQGYEKLREAAEKFRAQNGREALVFQCNIGPSRTYRLRADWTTAFFQVGGFSVASNRDFKTAEEAAAACAESGAQIAVICSTDEQYAGVVPALAQQLKRAGTGLTVLVAGAAGDNEAAWKEAGVDGFVNVRANNFETLKSLLNKIGASV, encoded by the coding sequence ATGAGTGCCGCACCTGTAAAAGAACCGCTGTTGAAGGAATTTTCCCCCGCCACCTACGATCAATGGAAGGTGGAGGCGGAAAAATTGTTGAAAGGCGCGCCGTTTGACAAGAAACTGCTGACCCCGACTCATGAAGGCATCACCTTGAAGCCGATCTACAACGCTTCCGATGTCGAGGGGCTGCCGCATTTGAACGAAAAGCCGGGGTTTCCGAATTTTAGCAGGGGAGCGCTGGCCGCGGGTTATCATGCCGAGCCATGGAAAATTTCGCAGGAACTTCCCTGTGGCGCCCCCGAGGAATTCAACGCCGCCATCCGGCAGGATTTGATGCGAGGGCAAAGTGAAATCAATTTGCTGGTGGACATCGCCACAGCCAGCGGCTCGGACCCGGATACCGCGCAAATTGGAGAAGTGGGGGCCTGTGGCACTTCGCTGGCGATGTTGCGGGATTTTGAAACCGTATTTCGCGACATCTACCTGGACTGTGTTTCCCTTTACCTGCGAGCAGGCATCTCCGGGCTTCCGCTGGCGACGCTGCTGCTTGGATATGTTAGAAAGGCCGGATTGGATGCCAAAAAATTGACCGGCTGCATCGAGATGGATCCCATCGGGATTTTGCTTCGGGCCGGGAAACTGCCGGTTTCCCTCGAACAAGCCTATGAGGAAATGGCCCTGCTGGCGGATTATTTGAATGAGCAGGGTTCGGCCTTGCAGTCGGTTTCCGTCCAGGCTGGCGTGATTCATGACGCCGGCGGCAGTGCGGTCCAGGAGTTGGGCTATGCCCTGGCCACCGGAACAGCCTACTTGAACGCGCTTCAGCAAAAAAATGTTCCCGTTTTGCAAACAGCCCGGCGGACGCGCTTTTCCTTTTCGGTGGGCGGCAACTTTTTCATGGAAATCGCAAAGCTGCGCGCGGCGAGGCTGCTTTGGGCCCGTGTTCTTGAGGCATACAAGGTCGATTCCTCCCTCGCTCCGATGAAGATTCATGCCCGCACGTCATTGTGGAACAAAACTTCCGTGGATTCGCATGTCAATATGCTACGCGCCACAACCGAGGCCTTTTCCGCCGTTCTGGCGGGTTGCCAGAGCCTGCATGTCGGCCCTTATGACGAGGTTTTCAGTGTGCCCGATGAGTTTTCACGGCGCGTGGCCCGCAACACCCAGGTTGTGCTCCAGGAGGAATGCGAACTGGCTCGGGTGATTGATCCGGCCGGAGGTTCCTGGTATGTCGAGTGGTTGACAAATGCCATTGCGGAAAAAGCATGGGCCTTTTTCCAGGACATCGAAAAGGAGGGTGGTATTGTTGCCTCGATGGAAAGCGGCTGGCTTCAAAAACAGGTGGACGCCATCGCGCAGGCAAAAATCAAGGCCTTGGGCCAGCGCAAGGAAGTGCTGGTCGGCACGAACAATTATCCCAACCCCAAGGAACAGTCGCCCGGAAAGAGGATACCCGATTATGCCGCCATTCGCAGCAAACGGGCCAATGAGCTGTTGTCCTACCGCATTTGCGCCGAAGTCGATGCTGACACGGCGGTGATGGAAAGCCTTTCGCGGCTTTCCTCCGTTCAAGGGAAAGAGTTGATACCGGAAATGATCCAAGCGGGTTTACTGGGCGCCAGTCTCGGCGAAATGACGCGCTCGCTGCGCCATGCCGACAAAGACCGCCCTAAATTATACATCACCCCGCTGCGGACGCAGCGCGTTTCCCAGGGCTATGAAAAATTGCGCGAGGCAGCGGAAAAATTCCGCGCGCAAAACGGGCGCGAAGCCCTGGTGTTCCAGTGCAATATCGGCCCGTCGCGCACCTACAGGCTTCGGGCGGACTGGACAACGGCATTTTTCCAGGTGGGCGGATTTTCCGTCGCGTCCAATCGCGACTTCAAGACCGCTGAAGAAGCGGCGGCGGCCTGTGCCGAAAGCGGCGCGCAAATTGCGGTCATTTGCTCGACGGATGAGCAATATGCCGGAGTGGTTCCCGCCCTGGCCCAACAACTCAAACGAGCCGGTACCGGCCTGACGGTGTTGGTGGCCGGCGCTGCGGGCGACAACGAAGCGGCATGGAAAGAGGCCGGCGTGGATGGCTTCGTCAATGTCCGGGCCAACAATTTTGAAACTCTGAAGTCTCTCCTGAACAAAATAGGAGCATCCGTATGA